In the Flavobacterium pallidum genome, one interval contains:
- a CDS encoding M20 family metallo-hydrolase, producing MKINASRLQQHFEAMSLIGKIGDTGTCRPAHTALEKQGFELASSWMHEAGMTTHIDNFGNLIGRLEGKNPELPVLMMGSHLDSQPYGGRFDGVAGVLCAIEAVTILHENGIVPERPVEVISFADEEGWRFNKGLFGSRGILGKLEAGELQRTDKDGISREQALKDFGCDINKFNESEYKPGSIFCFLELHIEQGPVLDLAHKPIGVVSGISGPLWWTVKLKGMAGHTGSVPMPIRQDALLGAAEIIVAVNDIATQVPGAPTVGTVGTIQVFPASRNIIPEQVTFTVDLRDIDLERRNRYEQQLRDRIESITKKHNLTYEISEDTNSDPRYCADWIKEIIHKHCENLDLDAPELMSGPFHDALAMSYACDYGMIFVRCKDGISHNPLEYASYGDLALGTEVLLGTVTEILNKGI from the coding sequence ATGAAAATAAACGCATCCCGCCTGCAACAACATTTCGAAGCCATGAGTCTCATTGGCAAAATCGGCGACACCGGAACCTGCCGTCCCGCACACACTGCATTGGAAAAACAGGGATTTGAACTTGCTTCCTCATGGATGCATGAAGCCGGAATGACAACACACATCGATAATTTCGGAAACCTCATTGGAAGACTTGAAGGTAAAAATCCGGAACTGCCTGTTTTGATGATGGGCTCGCATCTCGACTCGCAGCCTTACGGCGGGCGTTTTGATGGCGTGGCCGGCGTGTTGTGCGCCATTGAAGCCGTCACGATTTTACACGAAAATGGCATTGTTCCCGAACGTCCTGTAGAAGTCATATCCTTCGCCGATGAAGAAGGCTGGCGCTTTAATAAAGGGCTTTTCGGGTCGCGTGGTATTTTAGGAAAACTCGAAGCAGGGGAATTGCAACGCACAGACAAAGACGGGATCAGCCGCGAACAGGCATTAAAGGATTTCGGTTGCGATATTAACAAATTTAATGAATCGGAATACAAACCGGGAAGTATTTTCTGTTTCCTCGAGCTGCACATCGAACAAGGTCCGGTACTCGACCTGGCACACAAACCCATTGGTGTCGTATCCGGAATTTCCGGGCCATTATGGTGGACAGTGAAATTGAAAGGCATGGCCGGGCATACCGGTTCAGTCCCAATGCCGATACGCCAGGATGCTTTGCTTGGCGCTGCTGAAATTATCGTCGCAGTAAATGACATTGCAACGCAGGTTCCCGGAGCACCGACTGTCGGCACTGTAGGGACAATCCAGGTTTTCCCCGCATCACGGAATATCATTCCCGAGCAAGTGACTTTTACGGTAGATTTGCGCGACATCGACCTGGAACGCAGGAACCGTTACGAACAACAATTGCGTGACCGCATCGAATCCATTACAAAAAAACACAACCTGACTTACGAAATTTCGGAAGACACCAACAGCGACCCGCGTTATTGCGCCGACTGGATCAAGGAAATAATCCACAAACACTGTGAAAACCTAGACCTCGACGCGCCCGAATTGATGAGTGGGCCGTTCCACGATGCATTGGCAATGTCGTATGCCTGTGATTACGGCATGATTTTCGTACGCTGCAAAGACGGCATCAGCCATAATCCTCTGGAATATGCGTCGTATGGGGACCTCGCTTTAGGAACGGAAGTTTTACTGGGAACGGTGACCGAAATTTTAAATAAAGGCATTTAA